One Trichosurus vulpecula isolate mTriVul1 chromosome 7, mTriVul1.pri, whole genome shotgun sequence genomic region harbors:
- the BCLAF1 gene encoding bcl-2-associated transcription factor 1 isoform X1 — protein MGRSNSRSHSSRSKSRSQSSSRSRSRSHSRKKRYSSRSRSRTYSRSRSRDRVYSRDYRRDYRNNRGMRRPYGYRGRGRGYYQGGGGRYHRGGYRPVWNRRHSRSPRRGRSRSRSPKRRSVSSQRSRSRSRRSYRSSRSPRSSSSRSSSPYSKSPVSSKRRGSLEKQTKKTEGAPQEDSPLKNKSQDEQKDTFEHDPSEPIDDFNKSSAASGDIWPGLSAYDNSPRSPHSPSPIATPPSQSSSCSDAPMLSTAHSAKNTPSQHSHSIQHSPERSGSGSLGNGSSRYSPSQNSPIHHIPSRRSPAKTIPPPNVPREETRIRSSFYPDGGDQDTAKTGKFLKRYTDEESRVYLLDRGNTREKEAPKEKGTEKGRAEGEWEDQEALDYFSDKEAGKRKFNDSEGDDTEETEDYRQFRKSVLADQGKNFATASHRNAEEEGTKYKSKVSLKGNRESDGFREEKNYKLKETGYVVERPSTTKDKHKEDDKSSEKIMVKKETQSPEQVKSEKLKELFDYSPPLHKNLEAREKSTFREESPLRIKMIASDSHRPEVKLKMAPVPLDDSNRPASLTKDRLLASTLVHSVKKEQEFRSIFDHIKLPQASKSTSESFIQHIVSLVHHVKEQYFKSATMTLNERFTSYQKATEEHCTRQKSPEIHRRIDISPSALRKHTRLSGEERVFKEENQKGDKKLRCDSADLRHDIDRRRKERSKERGDSKGSRESSGSRKQEKTSKDYKEYKSYKDDSKHKSREQDRSRSSSSSSSSSSASSREEKESKKEREEEFKTHHEPKEYSGFTGVSRPRGTFFRIRGRGRARGVFAGTNTGPNNSNTTFQKRPKEEEWDPEYTPKSKKYFLHDDRDDGVDYWAKRGRGRGTFQRGRGRFNFKKSGSSPKWTHDKYQGDGIVEDEEETMENNEEKKDRRKEEKVENSNLSVN, from the exons ATGGGTCGTTCCAACTCTAGATCACATTCTTCAAGGTCAAAGTCCAGATCACAATCTAGTTCCAGATCAAGGTCCAGATCACATTCTAGAAAGAAGAGATACAG TTCTAGGTCCCGTTCCAGGACATATTCACGGTCTCGCAGTAGAGATCGTGTTTATTCTAGAGATTATCGTCGAGATTACAGAAATAATAGAGGAATGAGAAGGCCTTATGGGTACAGAGGAAGGGGTAGAGGGTATTATCAAGGAGGTGGTGGTAGATATCATCGAGGTGGCTATAGACCTGTCTGGAATAGAAGACACTCACGGAGCCCTAGACGGGGTCGTTCACGTTCCAGGAGTCCTAAACGAAGGTCCGTGTCTTCTCAGAGATCTAGAAGCCGATCTCGCCGGTCTTACAGATCTTCCAGGtctccaaggtcatcttcatCTCGCTCATCTTCCCCATATAGCAAATCACCTGTCTCTTCAAAAAGACGAGGGTCTCTTGAAAAGCAGACCAAAAAAACTGAAGGGGCTCCCCAAGAAGATAGCCCTTTGAAAAACAAATCACAGGATGAACAGAAAGATACATTTGAACATGACCCCTCTGAACCCATTGATGATTTTAATAAATCATCAGCAGCATCCGGTGACATTTGGCCTGGTCTTTCAGCATATGATAATAGCCCAAGATCACCCCATAGCCCTTCTCCTATTGCTACACCACCTAGTCAGAGTTCATCTTGTTCAGATGCTCCCATGCTGAGCACAGCCCATTCTGCAAAAAATACTCCTTCTCAGCATTCACATTCCATTCAGCATAGTCCTGAGAGGTCTGGATCTGGTTCCCTTGGAAATGGTTCTAGTCGCTACAGCCCCTCTCAGAATAGTCCTATTCATCATATACCTTCACGAAGAAGCCCTGCAAAGACAATCCCACCACCGAATGTTCCAAGGGAAGAAACTAGAATACGTTCTTCATTTTATCCTGATGGTGGAGATCAGGATACTGCAAAGActggaaagtttttaaaaag GTACACAGATGAAGAGTCTAGAGTATACCTGCTTGATAGGGGTAATACCAGGGAGAAAGAGGCCCCAAAggagaaaggaacagaaaaagggagggcagagggagaatgggaggatCAGGAAGCTTTAGATTATTTCAGTGATAAAGAGGCTGGAAAACGAAAGTTTAATGATTCAGAAGGGGATGACACAGAGGAGACAGAGGATTATAGACAGTTCAGGAAGTCTGTCCTGGCAGATCAGGGTAAAAATTTTGCTACTGCATCTCACCGGAATGCTGAGGAGGAAGGAACCAAGTACAAATCTAAAGTTTCACTCAAGGGCAATAGAGAAAGTGACggatttagagaagaaaaaaattataaacttaaaGAGACTGGATATGTAGTGGAAAGGCCTAGCACTACAAAAGATAAGCACAAGGAAGACGACAAAAGTTCTGAGAAAATAATGGTGAAGAAAGAAACTCAGTCACCTGAGCAGGTAAAGTCTGAAAAGCTCAAAGAACTCTTTGATTACAGTCCCCCTCTACACAAGAATCTGGAGGCGAGAGAAAAGTCTACCTTCAGAGAGGAGAGCCCACTTAGGATCAAAATGATAGCCAGTGATTCCCATCGCCCTGAAGTCAAACTCAAAATGGCACCTGTACCTCTTGATGATTCCAACAG ACCTGCTTCCTTGACTAAAGACAGGCTGCTTGCTAGTACACTTGTCCATTCTGTCAAGAAGGAACAAGAATTCCGGTCCATCTTTGACCACATTAAGTTGCCACAGGCCAGCAAAAGCACTTCAGAGTCATTTATTCAGCACATTGTGTCCTTGGTTCATCATGTTAAAG AGCAATACTTCAAATCAGCTACAATGACCCTAAATGAAAGGTTCACCTCATATCAGAAGGCTACCGAAGAACATTGCACCCGCCAAAAAAGCCCAGAAATACACAG GAGAATTGACATCTCTCCGAGTGCTCTGAGGAAGCATACCCGCTTATCAGGAGAAGAGAgagtttttaaagaagaaaatcaaaag GGAGATAAAAAATTAAGGTGTGATTCTGCCGATCTTCGACATGACATTGATCGTcgtagaaaagaaagaagtaaagaacgGGGGGATTCCAAGGGCTCCAGGGAATCCAGTGGAtccagaaagcaagaaaaaacttCTAAAGATTACAAAGAATACAAATCTTACAAAGATGACAG tAAACATAAAAGCAGAGAGCAAGACCGTTCTCGATCTTCATCCTCTTCGTCATCATCTTCCTCAGCAAGCTCtcgagaagaaaaagaaagtaagaaggaaagagaagaagagtttAAAACCCACCATGAACCAAAAGAATATTCAGGCTTTACAGGAGTCAGCCGACCCAGAGGAACTTTT TTTCGAATTAGAGGCAGAGGAAGAGCCAGAGGAGTTTTTGCTGGGACAAATACTGGTCCAAACAACTCAAATACTACTTTTCAAAAGAGACCGAAGGAAGAGGAATGGGATCCAGAATATACCCCAAAGAGCAAGAAGTACTTCTTG
- the BCLAF1 gene encoding bcl-2-associated transcription factor 1 isoform X2, protein MGRSNSRSHSSRSKSRSQSSSRSRSRSHSRKKRYSSRSRSRTYSRSRSRDRVYSRDYRRDYRNNRGMRRPYGYRGRGRGYYQGGGGRYHRGGYRPVWNRRHSRSPRRGRSRSRSPKRRSVSSQRSRSRSRRSYRSSRSPRSSSSRSSSPYSKSPVSSKRRGSLEKQTKKTEGAPQEDSPLKNKSQDEQKDTFEHDPSEPIDDFNKSSAASGDIWPGLSAYDNSPRSPHSPSPIATPPSQSSSCSDAPMLSTAHSAKNTPSQHSHSIQHSPERSGSGSLGNGSSRYSPSQNSPIHHIPSRRSPAKTIPPPNVPREETRIRSSFYPDGGDQDTAKTGKFLKRYTDEESRVYLLDRGNTREKEAPKEKGTEKGRAEGEWEDQEALDYFSDKEAGKRKFNDSEGDDTEETEDYRQFRKSVLADQGKNFATASHRNAEEEGTKYKSKVSLKGNRESDGFREEKNYKLKETGYVVERPSTTKDKHKEDDKSSEKIMVKKETQSPEQVKSEKLKELFDYSPPLHKNLEAREKSTFREESPLRIKMIASDSHRPEVKLKMAPVPLDDSNRPASLTKDRLLASTLVHSVKKEQEFRSIFDHIKLPQASKSTSESFIQHIVSLVHHVKEQYFKSATMTLNERFTSYQKATEEHCTRQKSPEIHRRIDISPSALRKHTRLSGEERVFKEENQKGDKKLRCDSADLRHDIDRRRKERSKERGDSKGSRESSGSRKQEKTSKDYKEYKSYKDDSKHKSREQDRSRSSSSSSSSSSASSREEKESKKEREEEFKTHHEPKEYSGFTGVSRPRGTFHDDRDDGVDYWAKRGRGRGTFQRGRGRFNFKKSGSSPKWTHDKYQGDGIVEDEEETMENNEEKKDRRKEEKVENSNLSVN, encoded by the exons ATGGGTCGTTCCAACTCTAGATCACATTCTTCAAGGTCAAAGTCCAGATCACAATCTAGTTCCAGATCAAGGTCCAGATCACATTCTAGAAAGAAGAGATACAG TTCTAGGTCCCGTTCCAGGACATATTCACGGTCTCGCAGTAGAGATCGTGTTTATTCTAGAGATTATCGTCGAGATTACAGAAATAATAGAGGAATGAGAAGGCCTTATGGGTACAGAGGAAGGGGTAGAGGGTATTATCAAGGAGGTGGTGGTAGATATCATCGAGGTGGCTATAGACCTGTCTGGAATAGAAGACACTCACGGAGCCCTAGACGGGGTCGTTCACGTTCCAGGAGTCCTAAACGAAGGTCCGTGTCTTCTCAGAGATCTAGAAGCCGATCTCGCCGGTCTTACAGATCTTCCAGGtctccaaggtcatcttcatCTCGCTCATCTTCCCCATATAGCAAATCACCTGTCTCTTCAAAAAGACGAGGGTCTCTTGAAAAGCAGACCAAAAAAACTGAAGGGGCTCCCCAAGAAGATAGCCCTTTGAAAAACAAATCACAGGATGAACAGAAAGATACATTTGAACATGACCCCTCTGAACCCATTGATGATTTTAATAAATCATCAGCAGCATCCGGTGACATTTGGCCTGGTCTTTCAGCATATGATAATAGCCCAAGATCACCCCATAGCCCTTCTCCTATTGCTACACCACCTAGTCAGAGTTCATCTTGTTCAGATGCTCCCATGCTGAGCACAGCCCATTCTGCAAAAAATACTCCTTCTCAGCATTCACATTCCATTCAGCATAGTCCTGAGAGGTCTGGATCTGGTTCCCTTGGAAATGGTTCTAGTCGCTACAGCCCCTCTCAGAATAGTCCTATTCATCATATACCTTCACGAAGAAGCCCTGCAAAGACAATCCCACCACCGAATGTTCCAAGGGAAGAAACTAGAATACGTTCTTCATTTTATCCTGATGGTGGAGATCAGGATACTGCAAAGActggaaagtttttaaaaag GTACACAGATGAAGAGTCTAGAGTATACCTGCTTGATAGGGGTAATACCAGGGAGAAAGAGGCCCCAAAggagaaaggaacagaaaaagggagggcagagggagaatgggaggatCAGGAAGCTTTAGATTATTTCAGTGATAAAGAGGCTGGAAAACGAAAGTTTAATGATTCAGAAGGGGATGACACAGAGGAGACAGAGGATTATAGACAGTTCAGGAAGTCTGTCCTGGCAGATCAGGGTAAAAATTTTGCTACTGCATCTCACCGGAATGCTGAGGAGGAAGGAACCAAGTACAAATCTAAAGTTTCACTCAAGGGCAATAGAGAAAGTGACggatttagagaagaaaaaaattataaacttaaaGAGACTGGATATGTAGTGGAAAGGCCTAGCACTACAAAAGATAAGCACAAGGAAGACGACAAAAGTTCTGAGAAAATAATGGTGAAGAAAGAAACTCAGTCACCTGAGCAGGTAAAGTCTGAAAAGCTCAAAGAACTCTTTGATTACAGTCCCCCTCTACACAAGAATCTGGAGGCGAGAGAAAAGTCTACCTTCAGAGAGGAGAGCCCACTTAGGATCAAAATGATAGCCAGTGATTCCCATCGCCCTGAAGTCAAACTCAAAATGGCACCTGTACCTCTTGATGATTCCAACAG ACCTGCTTCCTTGACTAAAGACAGGCTGCTTGCTAGTACACTTGTCCATTCTGTCAAGAAGGAACAAGAATTCCGGTCCATCTTTGACCACATTAAGTTGCCACAGGCCAGCAAAAGCACTTCAGAGTCATTTATTCAGCACATTGTGTCCTTGGTTCATCATGTTAAAG AGCAATACTTCAAATCAGCTACAATGACCCTAAATGAAAGGTTCACCTCATATCAGAAGGCTACCGAAGAACATTGCACCCGCCAAAAAAGCCCAGAAATACACAG GAGAATTGACATCTCTCCGAGTGCTCTGAGGAAGCATACCCGCTTATCAGGAGAAGAGAgagtttttaaagaagaaaatcaaaag GGAGATAAAAAATTAAGGTGTGATTCTGCCGATCTTCGACATGACATTGATCGTcgtagaaaagaaagaagtaaagaacgGGGGGATTCCAAGGGCTCCAGGGAATCCAGTGGAtccagaaagcaagaaaaaacttCTAAAGATTACAAAGAATACAAATCTTACAAAGATGACAG tAAACATAAAAGCAGAGAGCAAGACCGTTCTCGATCTTCATCCTCTTCGTCATCATCTTCCTCAGCAAGCTCtcgagaagaaaaagaaagtaagaaggaaagagaagaagagtttAAAACCCACCATGAACCAAAAGAATATTCAGGCTTTACAGGAGTCAGCCGACCCAGAGGAACTTTT